In one window of Maniola hyperantus chromosome 18, iAphHyp1.2, whole genome shotgun sequence DNA:
- the Sec13 gene encoding protein SEC13 homolog, with the protein MISVLNTIDTGHEDMIHDAELDYYGLRLATCSSDNSVKIYDIKSGTQTLAADLKGHFGPVWQVAWAHPKFGNLLASCSYDRKVIIWKESGEWSKLYEYSGHESSVNAVAWAPAEYGLILACCSSDGSISIISYNQDSGTWDVKKILGAHAIGVNSISWCPAISADLSLDPLTNKEAPKRLVSGGCDNLIKIWKEQGDQWIEEKRLDMHMDWIRDVAWAPSLGLQRSMIASCSQDKRVVIWSSDDNVSWSPTILNTFDDVVWSVSWSLTGNILAVSGGDNKVSLWRENADGQWLCISEVAKGLGQTTNDERSTL; encoded by the exons atgattAGTGTGTTAAATACTATCGATACAGGACACGAGGATATGATACATGATGCAGAATTAGATTACTACGGATTGAGGTTAGCGACGTGTTCGTCTGATAATTCGGTGAAAATTTACGACATCAAGAGTGGTACACAAACTCTTGCAGCCGACTTGAAAGGGCACTTTGGGCCTGTATGGCAAGTAGCTTGGGCGCATCCTAAATTCGGCAATCTGTTAGCGTCTTGCTCTTATGATAGGAAAGTTATCATATGGAAAGAATCAGGGGAGTGGAGTAAACTTTACGAATACTCTGGGCACGAGAGTTCCGTTAATGCAGTTGCGTGGGCGCCGGCTGAATATGGTTTGATACTCGCCTGTTGCAGCTCCGATGGTTCAATTTCCATAATAAGCTATAACCAAGACAGTGGTACCTGGGATGTGAAGAAAATACTTGGTGCTCATGCTATTGGAGTAAATTCTATCAGTTGGTGCCCAGCAATATCTGCAGATCTAAGCTTAGATCCCTTAACTAATAAAGAAGCACCTAAGAGATTAGTATCTGGTGGATGTGATAATTTAATTAAG ATATGGAAAGAGCAAGGTGACCAATGGATAGAAGAGAAACGCCTAGATATGCACATGGACTGGATCAGAGATGTAGCCTGGGCTCCTTCACTAGGCTTACAGCGTTCCATGATAGCTAGCTGTTCTCAGGACAAAAGAGTAGTCATCTGGTCTAGCGATGACAATGTATCGTGGTCGCCCACCATATTGAACACATTTGATGATGTTGTGTGGAGTGTCAGCTGGTCGTTGACTGGGAATATCTTAGCAG TGTCTGGTGGAGATAATAAGGTCAGTCTATGGAGAGAAAATGCAGATGGACAATGGTTATGTATAAGCGAGGTTGCCAAGGGGTTGGGACAGACTACCAATGATGAGAGAAGCACTCTTTAA
- the Rab8 gene encoding ras-related protein Rab-8A, translating to MAKTYDYLFKLLLIGDSGVGKTSILFRFSEDAFNISFISTIGIDFKIRTIDLDGKKVKLQIWDTAGQERFRTITTAYYRGSMGIMLVYDVTNEKSFENIKNWIRNIEENASADVEKMILGNKCDLDAKRQVSKERGEQLAIEYQIKFVETSAKDSLNVEYAFYTLARDIKAKMEKKQEASNPPGNRSGVHTLKDNDRQRKPTSWLSRCSLL from the exons ATGGCAAAAACTtacgattatttatttaaattacttttaatagGTGATTCTGGAGTGGGAAAAACATCTATACTATTTAGATTTTCCGAAGATGCATTCAATATTTCATTTATATCCACAATCG GTATTGACTTCAAAATTCGGACAATAGACCTCGATGGCAAAAAAGTAAAGTTACAAATATG GGATACGGCGGGTCAGGAAAGGTTCCGCACGATAACGACGGCTTACTATCGAGGTTCCATGGGCATTATGTTGGTTTATGATGTCACTAACGAAAAGAGCTTTGAAAATATCAAGAATTGGATCAGAAACATTGAAGAGAATGCCAGTGCTGATGTGGAAAAAATGATACTTGGCAATAAATGTGATTTAGATGCTAAAAGACAG GTTTCAAAAGAGAGAGGCGAACAATTAGCAATAGAATATCAGATTAAATTTGTAGAAACATCAGCAAAAGACTCATTAAATGTTGAGTATGCATTCTACACGCTAGCAAGAGATATTAAAGCAAAGATGGAGAAAAAACAG GAGGCGAGTAACCCGCCTGGCAACAGAAGTGGCGTGCACACTCTGAAGGACAACGACCGGCAACGCAAGCCCACGTCGTGGCTCTCGCGTTGCTCCCTGCTCTGA
- the LOC117990673 gene encoding protein C3orf33 homolog translates to MGDKEGVFYNLESLLQQDFRGVNIAVYALATAGLAISIHKIRPVSKFSKATKVPDHFIQKQTPLQGVYVGVQHSPVRLLINHKAPIYLPFWHSSKPPLPVKLWGVDIVSGNAVNWLDCVAKGKQVTLRPIGRDKDDLVSTVLLHLPQTKTKTVENLNLGQKLVELGFAKASVPQGIKKKTIESQLAPKILSAEKHARSYRNGIWSDNLPPIPRYVTYWRKGSLLATELIILSTKKLLQLLAFLSKSALVGGKKLILLPFNKTPKGIQAT, encoded by the exons ATGGGTGACAAAGAAGGAGTATTTTACAATTTAGAAAGTCTACTTCAACAGGACTTCCGTGGAGTTAAC aTAGCAGTATATGCCCTCGCAACTGCAGGCTTAGCTATTTCTATCCATAAGATTCGCCCG GTAAGCAAGTTTTCGAAGGCTACTAAGGTTCCAGATCACTTTATACAAAAACAAACGCCACTACAAGGGGTATACGTAGGTGTTCAGCACTCTCCAGTCCGTCTTCTCATTAATCACAAAGCACCTATTTATCTTCCATTCTGGCATTCTAGTAAACCACCACTGCCTGTTAAG CTTTGGGGAGTGGATATAGTGAGTGGCAATGCTGTTAACTGGCTGGACTGTGTTGCCAAAGGAAAGCAAGTCACACTGAGACCTATTGGCAGGGATAAAGATGATCTGGTCTCCACTGTACTTTTGCATTTACCACAAACTAAG ACCAAAACAGTGGAGAATTTAAATCTTGGACAGAAACTAGTTGAGCTTGGTTTTGCTAAAGCCTCAGTGCCCCAAGGTATTAAGAAGAAAACAATAGAGTCACAACTTGCACCAAAGATTCTTTCAGCAGAAAAACATGCACGCTCGTACAGAAATGGAATCTGGTCTGACAACCTACCTCCAATTCCTAGGTATGTTACTTATTGGCGGAAAGGAAGTCTACTAGCAACAGAGTTGATAATTTTAtccacaaaaaaattgttacaaCTATTAGCTTTTCTATCTAAAAGTgccttagttggagggaaaaagCTGATTCTTCTACCTTTTAATAAAACTCCAAAGGGAATACAAGCAACTtga
- the Polr2G gene encoding DNA-directed RNA polymerase II subunit RPB7, translated as MFYHISLEHEILLHPRYFGPQLLDTVKQKLYTEVEGTCTGKYGFVIAVTTIDSIGAGLIQPGQGFVVYPVKYKAIVFRPFKGEVLDAIVTQVNKVGMFAQIGPLSCFISHHSIPADMEFCPNVNPPCYKSKQEDNVIQEEDVIRLKIVGTRVDATGIFAIGTLMDDYLGLVTQ; from the exons ATGTTTTATCAC ATATCATTAGAGCACGAGATCTTATTACATCCTCGATACTTTGGGCCCCAGTTACTAGATACAGTAAAACAGAAGCTATACACAGAGGTTGAAGGGACATGTACAGGCAA ATATGGGTTTGTTATAGCAGTGACAACAATAGATAGCATAGGAGCAGGCCTCATCCAGCCTGGTCAAGGATTTGTGGTATACCCTGTCAAATATAAAGCTATAGTGTTCAGGCCATTCAAAGGAGAAGTCCTTGATGCTATAGTTACACAAGTTAATAAG GTTGGAATGTTTGCACAAATAGGTCCACTTAGCTGTTTTATTTCACATcat TCAATTCCGGCAGATATGGAGTTCTGCCCCAATGTGAATCCCCCGTGCTACAAGAGCAAACAGGAAGACAATGTCATACAGGAGGAGGATGTCATCCGATTGAAGATAGTGGGAACTAGGGTTGATGCTACTggtatt